One window from the genome of Castellaniella sp. MT123 encodes:
- a CDS encoding ABC transporter permease: MNGSWLPVAGRRLLSLVWVVVGVSLITFVISHLVPGDPARLVAGDRATPEIVAHIRTQLGLDLPLPQQYLRYMGQLLQGDLGTSIRTHRPVLQDIAAFFPATLELALVALILATLLGIPLGVVSAVQRNRFADHVARILAVAGISTPAFWLGLGLIVVFYGDLGWLPGGGRLDQGMMPPPTVTGLYLIDAALAGDWPVWRNALWHMILPALTLGFVHLGVVARQIRSSMLEQLGEDYVRTARAYGLSPWAVVLRHALPNALIPSVTVLGLALGDLLYGAVLTETVFGWPGMGAYVVDSIQALDFPAVMGFAVVVSFAYVVLNLLVDLLYRRLDPRIRGVG, encoded by the coding sequence ATGAACGGGTCGTGGTTGCCAGTCGCGGGCCGTCGCCTGCTGAGCCTGGTGTGGGTGGTGGTGGGCGTGTCCCTCATCACCTTCGTCATTTCCCACCTGGTGCCGGGCGATCCGGCGCGGCTGGTGGCGGGCGATCGGGCCACCCCAGAGATCGTGGCCCATATCCGTACCCAGCTGGGATTGGACCTGCCACTGCCGCAGCAGTATCTGCGCTATATGGGGCAGCTGTTGCAGGGGGATCTGGGGACGTCCATCCGTACGCACCGTCCGGTGTTGCAGGACATCGCCGCATTTTTCCCGGCGACGCTGGAACTGGCGCTCGTTGCCTTGATCCTGGCGACCTTGCTGGGAATTCCACTGGGGGTGGTGTCGGCCGTTCAACGCAATCGGTTCGCGGATCACGTTGCCCGCATCCTGGCCGTGGCGGGGATTTCCACGCCCGCATTCTGGCTGGGGTTGGGGCTGATCGTGGTGTTCTATGGCGATCTCGGCTGGCTGCCCGGCGGGGGCCGCCTCGATCAGGGCATGATGCCGCCGCCCACGGTCACCGGTTTGTACCTGATCGATGCCGCGCTGGCGGGCGACTGGCCAGTCTGGCGTAATGCACTGTGGCATATGATCCTGCCGGCACTGACGCTGGGTTTCGTGCATCTGGGCGTGGTGGCGCGGCAGATCCGGTCCTCCATGCTGGAGCAGCTCGGTGAAGACTATGTGCGCACGGCCCGGGCATATGGCCTGTCGCCCTGGGCGGTGGTGTTGCGGCATGCCCTGCCCAATGCGCTGATTCCGTCCGTGACCGTGCTGGGCCTGGCCCTGGGCGATCTTCTGTATGGCGCTGTCCTGACGGAAACCGTCTTCGGCTGGCCCGGCATGGGGGCGTATGTGGTGGACTCCATTCAGGCGTTGGATTTTCCGGCCGTCATGGGGTTTGCCGTAGTGGTGTCCTTCGCGTATGTCGTGCTGAACCTGCTGGTCGATCTGCTGTACCGCCGGCTGGACCCGCGCATCCGGGGGGTGGGGTGA